From a single Maritimibacter sp. DP1N21-5 genomic region:
- the choV gene encoding choline ABC transporter ATP-binding protein — MTAVEFDNVSIVFGDDPQSALPLMDKGQTRSEVQQATDQVLGVHNCSLSVAEGEILVLMGLSGSGKSTLLRAVNGLNPVVRGAVRVLDKDRLVDVTNADPQTLRHVRLSLVSMVFQQFGLLPWRSVRDNVGLGLELGGQSKAERHAKVDEQLAVVGLSDWADRMVGELSGGMQQRVGLARAFATGAPILLMDEPYSALDPLIRTRLQDELIELQEKFKCTIIFVSHDLDEAFKIGDRIAIMEGGRIVQCGTPREIFTAPANDYVADFVAHMNPLGVLTAEDVMTPATANSVGEIDAATKVREVMAALKSVTGPLAVVKDGATIGQVSSDSVLTSLGDPRGAAATAAE; from the coding sequence ATGACCGCCGTAGAATTCGACAACGTCTCAATCGTTTTTGGCGACGACCCGCAAAGCGCGCTTCCCCTCATGGACAAGGGCCAGACCCGCTCCGAAGTGCAGCAGGCGACCGATCAGGTGCTGGGTGTCCACAACTGCTCGCTCTCCGTGGCAGAAGGCGAAATCCTCGTGCTCATGGGTCTCTCCGGCTCCGGGAAGTCAACGCTGCTCCGGGCGGTGAACGGGCTCAATCCCGTGGTGCGCGGGGCGGTCAGGGTGCTCGACAAGGACCGGCTCGTCGATGTGACCAATGCCGATCCGCAGACGCTTCGCCACGTCCGTCTGTCGCTCGTGTCGATGGTGTTCCAGCAGTTCGGCCTGCTCCCCTGGCGCTCGGTGCGAGACAACGTGGGGCTGGGGCTCGAGCTGGGCGGGCAGTCCAAGGCCGAGCGTCACGCCAAGGTCGACGAACAGCTCGCCGTTGTGGGGCTGTCCGATTGGGCCGACCGCATGGTGGGCGAATTGTCCGGCGGAATGCAGCAGCGCGTGGGCCTTGCGCGCGCCTTCGCCACCGGGGCGCCGATCCTGCTCATGGACGAGCCCTATTCCGCGCTCGACCCGCTCATCCGCACGCGGCTTCAGGATGAGCTCATAGAGCTTCAGGAGAAGTTCAAATGCACCATCATTTTCGTGAGCCACGACCTCGACGAGGCCTTCAAGATCGGCGACCGTATCGCGATCATGGAGGGCGGGCGCATCGTCCAGTGCGGCACCCCGCGCGAAATTTTCACGGCACCGGCGAACGACTACGTCGCGGACTTCGTGGCCCATATGAACCCCTTGGGCGTGCTCACCGCCGAGGACGTCATGACCCCCGCCACGGCCAACAGCGTTGGCGAGATCGACGCAGCCACCAAGGTGCGCGAGGTCATGGCGGCGCTGAAATCCGTCACCGGTCCACTCGCCGTCGTGAAGGACGGCGCGACCATCGGGCAGGTGTCTTCCGACAGCGTGCTGACGTCCTTGGGCGACCCGCGCGGCGCGGCGGCTACCGCTGCCGAGTGA
- the choW gene encoding choline ABC transporter permease subunit, producing the protein MDWLEDRKIPVGRWARNLFDWLQDIGGPFFDWIANVMEGLINSILWVLQTPHPLIIVAVFAGLTWYLQRNWKTPAFVVVGLIFILNQGYWEETTESLTLVLSACLVCMAIGVPIGIAAAHRPRFYAGLRPLLDLMQTLPTFVYLIPAIVFFGIGMVPGLLATVIFVLPAPIRMTQLGVASTPTSLIEAGQAFGATGRQLLWKVELPYALPQIMTGLNQTIMLSLSMVVVAALVGANGLGVPVVRALNSVNTALGFESGFVIVVVAIILDRMLRIERK; encoded by the coding sequence ATGGATTGGCTCGAAGACAGAAAGATCCCGGTGGGGCGATGGGCACGCAACCTGTTCGATTGGCTACAGGACATCGGCGGCCCTTTCTTCGACTGGATCGCCAACGTGATGGAAGGGCTGATCAACAGCATTCTCTGGGTGCTGCAAACGCCGCATCCGCTCATCATCGTCGCGGTCTTCGCGGGGCTGACGTGGTATCTGCAACGCAACTGGAAAACGCCCGCCTTCGTGGTGGTCGGCCTGATTTTCATCCTGAATCAGGGCTACTGGGAGGAAACGACCGAAAGCCTCACGCTGGTTCTATCGGCCTGTCTCGTCTGTATGGCCATCGGCGTGCCCATCGGCATCGCGGCGGCGCACCGGCCCCGGTTCTATGCAGGCCTCAGGCCGCTTCTCGACCTCATGCAGACGCTGCCGACCTTCGTCTATCTGATCCCGGCCATCGTGTTCTTCGGTATCGGCATGGTGCCGGGGCTTCTGGCAACCGTGATCTTCGTGCTGCCCGCGCCGATCCGCATGACCCAGCTCGGCGTCGCCTCCACCCCTACCTCGCTGATCGAGGCGGGACAGGCCTTCGGCGCGACCGGGCGCCAGCTTCTGTGGAAGGTCGAGCTGCCTTATGCGCTACCTCAGATCATGACCGGGCTCAACCAGACCATCATGCTGTCGCTGTCCATGGTCGTGGTCGCCGCGCTGGTCGGGGCCAATGGCCTTGGCGTGCCGGTCGTGCGCGCGCTCAACTCGGTCAACACCGCACTGGGCTTTGAGAGCGGCTTCGTCATCGTGGTGGTGGCGATCATTCTGGACCGTATGCTGAGGATCGAACGCAAATGA
- the betI gene encoding transcriptional regulator BetI, giving the protein MPKVGMEPIRREALVKATIAEIGAVGSLDVTVSRIAKRAGMSSALAHHYFGSKDQIFLAAMRYILTVYGEWVVRELARADGPRARLSAIVRASFETGNFEPEVVASWLNFYVHAQSDKGAARLLAVYHRRLRSNLMHDLRPLVGLRAGEVAEVIGALIDGVYLRHALGDLTDGELAAARVIHVLNRLLEDQ; this is encoded by the coding sequence ATGCCCAAGGTTGGAATGGAGCCTATCCGCCGCGAGGCGCTGGTGAAAGCCACGATTGCGGAAATCGGGGCCGTCGGGTCACTCGACGTGACCGTGAGCCGGATCGCGAAACGCGCGGGCATGTCCTCGGCGCTCGCCCATCATTATTTCGGCTCGAAGGACCAGATTTTCCTGGCCGCGATGCGCTATATCCTCACCGTCTACGGCGAATGGGTGGTGCGCGAACTGGCGCGGGCGGACGGGCCGCGCGCCCGGCTCTCCGCGATCGTCCGGGCGTCGTTCGAGACCGGCAACTTCGAGCCGGAAGTCGTGGCGAGCTGGTTGAATTTCTACGTCCATGCTCAATCGGACAAGGGCGCCGCGCGGCTCCTCGCCGTCTATCACCGGCGGCTTCGGTCGAATCTCATGCACGACCTGCGCCCCCTCGTGGGCCTGCGCGCGGGTGAGGTCGCCGAGGTGATCGGCGCCCTGATCGACGGTGTCTACCTGCGCCACGCCCTGGGCGACCTCACCGACGGGGAGCTTGCCGCCGCGCGGGTGATCCACGTCCTGAACCGGCTACTGGAGGACCAATGA
- a CDS encoding LysE family translocator, with protein MTLDLLPALLGFALVTSATPGPNNLMLMASGANFGFRRSLPHMLGIGVGFTLMIALVGLGLSALFDLVPALHGVLKVVALVYMLWLAWKIAHAAAPGSGRNGARPMTFLQAAAFQWVNPKAWTMALSAIALYAPDRTVLSVVTVALIFGAVNLPSVSCWTVLGGQVARFLTDARRLTIFNWTMAAALMASLIPVLWH; from the coding sequence ATGACACTCGACCTGCTTCCCGCCCTTCTGGGCTTCGCCCTTGTCACCTCGGCCACGCCCGGACCCAACAACCTCATGCTCATGGCGTCGGGGGCGAATTTCGGCTTTCGGCGCAGCCTGCCCCATATGCTGGGCATCGGGGTTGGCTTCACGCTGATGATCGCGCTCGTGGGTCTCGGGCTCTCGGCGCTCTTCGACCTTGTCCCGGCGCTGCATGGCGTGCTGAAGGTCGTGGCGCTCGTCTACATGCTCTGGCTCGCGTGGAAGATCGCCCATGCCGCCGCGCCCGGTTCAGGCCGCAACGGCGCGCGGCCGATGACCTTTTTGCAGGCGGCCGCCTTCCAGTGGGTCAATCCCAAGGCCTGGACCATGGCGCTTTCCGCCATCGCGCTCTATGCGCCCGACCGCACCGTGTTGTCGGTGGTGACCGTCGCGCTCATCTTCGGCGCGGTGAACCTGCCATCGGTGTCCTGCTGGACCGTCCTCGGGGGTCAGGTCGCGCGCTTCCTGACCGATGCGCGGCGGCTCACGATCTTCAACTGGACCATGGCGGCGGCGCTCATGGCCTCGCTCATCCCGGTCCTATGGCATTGA
- the betC gene encoding choline-sulfatase, whose product MSQPNILIFMVDQLNGTLFPDGPADWLHAPNLKALAARSVRFRNAYTGSPLCAPGRASFMSGQLPSRTGVYDNAAEFRSDIPTYAHHLRRAGYYTALSGKMHFVGPDQLHGFEERLTTDIYPADFGWTPDYRKPGERIDWWYHNMASVTGAGVAEITNQMEYDDEVAHFAKMKVYDLARGKDDRPWCLTVSFTHPHDPYVARKKYWDLYEDCEHLLPEVPAMPYEDHDPHAQRIFDANDWRSYDITEDHIRRARRAYFANISYLDDKIGEVMEALTTTRQNAVILFLSDHGDMLGERGLWYKMNFFEGSARVPLMIAAPGLEPRLETTPVSTMDVNPTLGDLAGIDLSEIAPWTDGQSLVSLAQGTPRAEPVLMEYAAEASNAPLVAVVEDGWKYTRCDLDPEQLFDLTTDPNELVNLAQTAPDHPKLAEMRAFADQKWNLDRFDADVRASQARRWVVYEALRNGAYFPWDHQPLQKASERYMRNHMDLNDLEGSQRFPRGE is encoded by the coding sequence ATGAGCCAGCCGAATATCCTGATCTTCATGGTGGACCAACTGAACGGGACCCTGTTTCCCGACGGCCCCGCCGACTGGCTCCATGCCCCCAACCTGAAGGCGCTCGCGGCGCGCTCGGTGCGGTTTCGCAATGCCTATACCGGCTCGCCGCTCTGCGCGCCCGGGCGGGCATCCTTCATGTCTGGCCAACTGCCCTCGCGCACCGGGGTCTATGACAACGCGGCCGAGTTCCGGTCGGACATCCCCACCTACGCCCACCACCTGCGCCGCGCGGGCTACTACACCGCGCTGTCGGGCAAGATGCATTTCGTCGGGCCGGACCAGCTTCACGGCTTCGAAGAAAGGCTGACCACCGACATTTATCCCGCGGACTTCGGCTGGACCCCCGACTACCGCAAGCCCGGCGAGCGGATCGACTGGTGGTATCACAACATGGCCTCCGTCACCGGCGCAGGCGTGGCCGAGATCACCAACCAGATGGAATACGACGACGAGGTCGCGCATTTCGCCAAGATGAAAGTCTACGACCTGGCGCGCGGCAAGGACGACCGCCCATGGTGCCTGACGGTGAGCTTCACGCACCCCCACGATCCCTACGTGGCGCGCAAGAAATACTGGGACCTTTACGAGGACTGCGAACACCTCCTGCCCGAAGTGCCCGCGATGCCCTACGAGGATCACGACCCCCACGCCCAGCGCATTTTCGACGCGAACGACTGGCGCAGCTACGACATCACCGAGGACCACATCCGCCGGGCGCGCCGCGCCTATTTCGCCAATATCTCCTACCTCGACGACAAGATCGGCGAGGTGATGGAGGCGCTCACGACCACCCGGCAGAACGCGGTCATCCTGTTCCTGTCGGACCACGGCGACATGCTGGGCGAGCGCGGTCTGTGGTACAAGATGAACTTCTTCGAAGGCTCCGCGCGAGTGCCGCTGATGATCGCGGCGCCGGGACTGGAACCGCGACTGGAAACCACGCCCGTCTCGACCATGGACGTGAATCCGACACTGGGCGACCTCGCCGGGATCGACCTTTCGGAAATCGCGCCCTGGACCGACGGCCAGAGCCTTGTGTCGCTGGCGCAGGGCACCCCGCGCGCCGAGCCGGTGCTCATGGAATACGCCGCCGAAGCCTCCAATGCGCCGCTCGTCGCGGTGGTCGAGGACGGCTGGAAATACACCCGCTGTGACCTAGACCCCGAACAACTCTTCGACCTCACGACCGATCCGAACGAGCTTGTGAACCTTGCGCAAACCGCGCCCGATCACCCGAAACTGGCCGAGATGCGTGCCTTCGCCGACCAGAAATGGAACCTGGACCGCTTCGACGCCGACGTGCGCGCAAGCCAAGCCCGCCGCTGGGTCGTCTACGAGGCGCTTCGCAACGGCGCTTATTTCCCATGGGACCACCAACCCCTGCAAAAGGCCTCGGAGCGCTACATGCGCAACCACATGGACCTCAACGATCTGGAAGGCAGCCAGCGGTTCCCGCGCGGCGAGTGA
- a CDS encoding SLC13 family permease: MSFDQIVLFALFAGVFAMLLWGKFRYDLIAFTALMLGVLLGVVHTEDAFSGFGHEATIIVALVLIVSAGLVRSGAVLLITRTMVDSGRRLGAHIAIMGTIGAALSGFMNNVAALALLMPVDIQTSRKAGRAPGLSLMPLSFATILGGMITLIGTPPNIIVASIRGQYLDAPYRMFDFAPVGFVTAVAGLLFVATIGWRLIPRATDGGAPVDPMEGYSDYTSELVVPEGAKIVGKRIEELYEQAESDDVLIVGLIRDGKRRYGNQRTTTIVAGDALVIEATPEALDEFRASQNLKFADGKREENLRADGAGLSKIEVVVTGDSRINGRTAQGIGLNWRRHAVILGIRRAGRKIRTRIGKTPVKTGDILLLLVPTGQEAAVTEWLGCLPLAERGLAVTDQTKIGLAVGLFMIAVATASFGFVILPVALGLVVVGYVLFGILPIREIYNHVEWPVVVLLGSMIPLGTALENSGGTELIANGLVSLTQGLPAWAVLTLLMVVTMTLSDVLNNTATAIVAAPVGIQMAGALDRNPDPFLMAVAVAASCAFLTPIGHKNNTLILGPGGYRFGDYWRMGLPLEILVVAVSIPAILFFWPL; this comes from the coding sequence ATGAGTTTCGATCAGATCGTCCTGTTTGCCCTCTTCGCCGGCGTCTTCGCGATGCTGCTCTGGGGCAAGTTCCGCTATGACCTCATCGCCTTCACGGCCCTGATGCTGGGGGTGCTGCTCGGGGTCGTCCATACCGAAGACGCGTTTTCCGGGTTCGGCCACGAAGCGACGATCATCGTCGCGCTGGTCCTGATCGTGTCGGCGGGGCTGGTGCGGTCGGGGGCGGTCCTGCTCATCACGCGCACGATGGTGGACTCGGGGCGCAGGCTCGGGGCGCATATCGCGATCATGGGCACCATCGGCGCGGCGCTTTCGGGCTTCATGAACAACGTCGCGGCGCTGGCCCTTCTCATGCCGGTCGACATCCAGACCAGCCGCAAGGCCGGGCGCGCGCCGGGGCTGTCGCTGATGCCCCTGAGCTTTGCGACCATTCTGGGCGGCATGATCACTCTGATCGGCACGCCGCCCAACATCATCGTGGCGTCGATCCGGGGCCAATACCTCGACGCCCCCTACCGGATGTTCGACTTCGCGCCGGTGGGCTTCGTGACCGCCGTCGCGGGGCTTCTCTTCGTGGCGACGATCGGCTGGCGGCTGATCCCCCGCGCGACCGATGGCGGTGCGCCGGTCGATCCGATGGAGGGATATTCTGACTACACCTCCGAGCTCGTGGTGCCGGAGGGCGCCAAGATCGTCGGGAAGCGGATCGAGGAGCTCTATGAACAGGCCGAGAGCGACGACGTGCTCATCGTCGGTCTGATCCGCGACGGCAAGCGGCGCTACGGCAACCAGCGCACCACGACCATCGTGGCCGGCGACGCGCTGGTGATCGAGGCGACACCGGAGGCGCTGGACGAATTCCGGGCCTCGCAGAACCTCAAGTTCGCCGATGGCAAGCGGGAGGAAAACCTGCGCGCCGATGGCGCAGGCCTGTCCAAGATCGAGGTGGTCGTCACGGGGGACAGCCGGATCAACGGCCGCACGGCGCAAGGCATCGGGCTCAACTGGCGCCGGCATGCGGTGATCCTCGGGATCAGACGGGCGGGGCGCAAGATCCGGACCCGGATCGGCAAGACCCCGGTGAAGACTGGGGATATCCTTCTCCTTCTCGTGCCCACGGGACAGGAGGCGGCGGTGACAGAATGGCTGGGCTGTCTGCCCTTGGCCGAGCGCGGGCTGGCGGTCACGGACCAGACCAAGATCGGCCTTGCCGTGGGCCTGTTCATGATCGCGGTCGCGACGGCGAGTTTCGGGTTCGTGATCCTGCCGGTGGCACTGGGGCTCGTGGTCGTGGGCTATGTGCTCTTTGGCATCCTCCCGATCCGCGAAATCTACAACCACGTGGAATGGCCTGTCGTAGTCCTGCTGGGGTCGATGATCCCGCTCGGAACGGCGCTGGAAAACTCGGGCGGAACGGAGCTCATCGCGAACGGCCTTGTCTCCCTGACCCAAGGGCTTCCGGCCTGGGCGGTTCTGACGCTCCTGATGGTCGTCACGATGACCCTCTCGGACGTGCTCAACAACACCGCAACCGCCATCGTCGCGGCGCCCGTGGGCATCCAGATGGCCGGTGCGCTCGACCGAAACCCCGACCCCTTCCTCATGGCCGTGGCGGTCGCCGCGTCCTGTGCCTTCCTTACGCCCATCGGACACAAGAACAACACGCTTATCCTTGGCCCCGGTGGCTATAGGTTCGGAGACTACTGGCGCATGGGGCTGCCCTTGGAAATACTGGTCGTGGCGGTGTCGATCCCTGCCATCCTGTTCTTCTGGCCCCTCTAG
- the choX gene encoding choline ABC transporter substrate-binding protein: MNLRTTLSTLAILAVAGPAMAECTEVSMSDVGWTDITTTTSAAKHVLEALGYEVDVKVLSVPVTFASLESDDVDIFLGNWMPAQSGAIGPYLDSGEIDVLNTNLEGTKYTLAVPTYAYDAGLQSYEDIANFREELDGKIYGIEPGNEGNAYLIGLTEENTFGLEGFEVVESSEQGMLSEVARAYRDEKPVVFLGWEPHPMNANFSLKYLPGGEDFFGGEGIVQTVSRAGFAEECPNLGKLFSQMDFTLEMENGIMGQILDDGMDADDATMAWLQENPDAWKAWVDGVTTVDGGDAVAAVEAALQ; this comes from the coding sequence ATGAACCTTAGAACCACTCTTTCCACGCTCGCGATCCTCGCGGTGGCGGGCCCGGCCATGGCCGAATGCACCGAAGTCTCCATGTCCGACGTGGGCTGGACCGATATCACCACGACGACATCCGCCGCGAAACACGTGCTCGAAGCGCTGGGCTACGAAGTCGACGTCAAGGTGCTCTCCGTCCCCGTGACCTTCGCCTCGCTCGAATCGGACGACGTGGACATCTTCCTCGGCAACTGGATGCCCGCGCAGTCCGGCGCCATCGGCCCCTATCTCGATTCGGGCGAGATCGACGTGCTGAACACCAATCTCGAAGGCACCAAATACACGCTCGCCGTGCCGACCTATGCCTATGACGCGGGGCTTCAGTCTTATGAGGACATCGCCAACTTCCGCGAGGAACTCGACGGCAAGATCTATGGCATCGAGCCGGGCAATGAAGGCAACGCCTATCTCATCGGCCTGACCGAAGAAAACACCTTCGGTCTCGAAGGCTTCGAGGTCGTGGAAAGCTCCGAGCAGGGGATGCTGTCGGAAGTGGCCCGCGCCTATCGTGACGAAAAGCCGGTCGTGTTCCTGGGCTGGGAACCGCATCCGATGAACGCCAACTTCTCGCTCAAGTACCTGCCGGGCGGCGAAGATTTCTTCGGCGGCGAAGGCATCGTCCAGACCGTGTCGCGCGCCGGCTTCGCGGAGGAGTGCCCGAACCTTGGCAAGCTCTTCAGCCAGATGGATTTCACGCTCGAGATGGAGAACGGCATCATGGGCCAGATCCTCGATGACGGGATGGATGCCGATGACGCGACGATGGCCTGGCTTCAGGAAAACCCGGACGCCTGGAAGGCCTGGGTGGACGGCGTGACCACCGTGGATGGCGGCGACGCCGTGGCGGCGGTCGAAGCCGCGCTTCAGTAA
- the hemP gene encoding hemin uptake protein HemP, whose protein sequence is MNAYSDFEREAERDAPCPLHRAEELTLGGRTAKIMLGDSLYTLRITRQGKLILTK, encoded by the coding sequence ATGAACGCCTATTCCGATTTCGAACGTGAAGCCGAGCGCGATGCGCCCTGTCCGCTGCACCGCGCCGAGGAGCTGACTCTGGGCGGGCGCACGGCCAAGATCATGCTGGGCGACAGCCTCTATACCCTGCGCATCACGCGGCAGGGCAAGCTTATCCTCACGAAGTAG
- a CDS encoding Lrp/AsnC family transcriptional regulator: protein MNDIDRRILRVLTRDGRIPNTQLADQVGLSPSACLRRVQDLERRGVIRGYRAVIDPAKTGAGFVAYLMVGLNEHTKTGQEAFERAVRTSPEVRECHNITGTFEYLLRVEVADLVAFKRFHTDVVGTIDGVRQIVTHVVMGSPKDDRG, encoded by the coding sequence ATGAACGATATAGACCGCCGAATATTGCGCGTGCTCACACGCGACGGGCGTATCCCGAATACCCAGCTTGCCGATCAGGTGGGCCTGTCCCCCTCGGCCTGTCTGCGCCGGGTCCAGGACCTGGAACGCCGCGGTGTGATCCGGGGCTACCGGGCCGTGATCGACCCGGCCAAGACGGGTGCCGGCTTCGTCGCCTATCTCATGGTCGGGCTCAACGAACACACGAAGACCGGGCAGGAAGCCTTTGAGCGCGCCGTGCGCACCAGCCCGGAAGTCCGCGAATGCCACAATATCACAGGCACTTTCGAGTATCTTCTGCGGGTTGAGGTCGCGGACCTCGTCGCCTTCAAGCGGTTTCACACCGACGTGGTCGGCACGATCGACGGCGTGCGCCAGATCGTGACCCATGTGGTCATGGGCTCGCCCAAGGACGATCGAGGCTAG
- a CDS encoding DMT family transporter — protein sequence MVVSHDSGTARPVAGVFWMLVTGLLFVIMTAVVKNLGDRLPPAETSFLRYALGLGFLIPMLGPIRAARLDRRTLGIFALRGVAHSAGVILWFYAMTQIPLAEVTAINYLNPVFVTIGAALFFGEALAARRLGAIVAALIGALIILRPGARAIEPGHVAMLATAVFFAVSYLIAGRLAGRVSPAAVVGMLSITVTIGLAPFALMNWVTPTPAELGWLFLVAGVATAGHYTMTLAFAAAPLTVTQPVTFLQLVWSVALGALFFDEGLDPWVIGGGTVIISAVTFITWREAVLKRRVTPSPHQTKG from the coding sequence ATGGTTGTTTCACATGACTCAGGCACCGCGCGGCCGGTCGCAGGCGTCTTCTGGATGCTCGTCACCGGGCTCCTCTTCGTCATCATGACGGCGGTCGTGAAGAATCTCGGCGACCGGCTTCCGCCGGCCGAGACGTCGTTCCTGCGCTATGCCTTGGGGCTTGGCTTCCTGATCCCGATGCTCGGACCAATCCGGGCCGCGCGACTGGACCGGCGCACGCTGGGCATCTTTGCCCTGCGCGGCGTCGCGCATTCGGCCGGGGTAATCCTCTGGTTCTATGCGATGACGCAGATCCCCTTGGCCGAGGTGACCGCGATCAATTACCTCAACCCCGTCTTCGTCACGATCGGCGCCGCCCTCTTCTTCGGCGAGGCGCTCGCGGCCCGGCGACTCGGGGCCATCGTCGCCGCCCTCATCGGCGCACTGATCATCCTGCGACCCGGTGCCCGGGCGATCGAGCCGGGTCACGTCGCGATGCTCGCCACTGCCGTGTTCTTCGCGGTCAGCTACCTGATCGCAGGGCGGCTTGCGGGTCGTGTCTCACCAGCGGCCGTGGTCGGCATGCTGTCGATCACCGTCACCATCGGCCTCGCGCCCTTTGCGCTGATGAACTGGGTCACGCCGACGCCTGCCGAACTGGGGTGGCTTTTTCTCGTCGCGGGTGTCGCCACCGCCGGGCATTACACCATGACGCTCGCCTTCGCGGCCGCGCCGCTCACGGTCACACAGCCGGTCACCTTCCTGCAACTCGTCTGGTCCGTCGCCCTGGGAGCCCTGTTCTTCGACGAGGGCCTCGATCCCTGGGTCATCGGGGGCGGCACGGTGATCATCTCGGCGGTGACCTTCATCACCTGGCGCGAGGCGGTGCTGAAGCGGCGGGTGACTCCCTCGCCGCATCAGACCAAGGGGTGA
- a CDS encoding YebC/PmpR family DNA-binding transcriptional regulator has protein sequence MAGHSKWANIQHRKGRQDAVRSKLFSKFAKEITVAAKMGDPDPEKNPRLRLAVKEAKSNSCPKDVIDRAIKKAIGGDAENYDEIRYEGYGPNGVAVIVETMTDNRNRTASNVRSTFGKNGGNLGETGSVSFMFDRMGEIVYPASVGSEDAVMEAAIMAGASDVESSEDGHFIYCADTDLNDVSTALEEELGESESTKLVWRPQTTTELGLDDAQKLMKLIEALEDDDDVQRVTSNVELSEEVMAQL, from the coding sequence ATGGCTGGCCACTCAAAATGGGCGAACATCCAGCATCGCAAAGGGCGCCAAGACGCCGTGCGGTCGAAACTGTTCTCGAAATTCGCCAAGGAGATCACCGTGGCGGCGAAGATGGGCGATCCCGACCCCGAGAAGAACCCGCGCCTGCGGCTCGCGGTGAAGGAAGCCAAGTCGAACTCCTGCCCCAAGGACGTGATCGACCGCGCCATCAAGAAGGCGATCGGCGGCGACGCCGAGAATTACGACGAAATCCGCTATGAAGGTTACGGGCCGAACGGTGTCGCGGTGATCGTCGAGACGATGACCGACAACCGCAACCGCACCGCCTCGAACGTGCGCTCGACCTTCGGCAAGAACGGCGGGAACCTTGGGGAAACCGGGTCCGTGTCCTTCATGTTCGACCGGATGGGCGAGATCGTCTATCCCGCGTCGGTCGGGTCGGAAGATGCGGTTATGGAAGCCGCGATCATGGCCGGGGCCTCGGACGTGGAATCGAGCGAAGACGGGCACTTCATCTATTGCGCCGACACCGACCTCAACGATGTTTCGACCGCGCTGGAAGAAGAACTTGGCGAAAGCGAATCGACCAAGCTCGTCTGGCGACCGCAGACCACGACCGAACTGGGTCTGGACGACGCGCAGAAGCTCATGAAGCTGATCGAGGCGCTCGAGGACGACGACGACGTGCAGCGCGTGACGTCGAACGTCGAACTGTCGGAAGAGGTCATGGCGCAGCTCTGA